In the genome of Carya illinoinensis cultivar Pawnee chromosome 13, C.illinoinensisPawnee_v1, whole genome shotgun sequence, the window aaaaattaaatacatgagtCATTGAAATAAGTGGACAAAATATAGGGGCAAAGTAGCATGCATACATTATTCTATTCAAATTTGTCACTTGAGGACTTATCATCGTGTATGATAATTACCATTCGATAAGCAAAGTAATTCGATCATTCAGTAATAAAATTTCAGAATACTTAAAATGTGAAAATTTGTACAACCCAtgtagaataaagaaaattacaaagCGCGCAATCCGTCCCCAAAGCAATTTATTATTCTGCAAGCGTTTCCACCAGTACAGAAAGAAAATTACATTATTCCAAAAGTACAATATTAATGATCGAAGtcaaaattatcaattattatCGATCTGAGATCACCCAATTCGATATGCAATTCGTAATGCGAAAATCTTCATTTCTATTTCTTGAGGAAATTCTGGAACCAATGCGCTGAAAGTTTGGGGTATCCTTTCAATCCGTTGTCATAGTCGATAAAGTAGATACCAAATCGAACCGTATAACCGGACATCCATTCATAGTTGTCCAAGAATGACCAGGCAAAGTATGCCTTAACTTTCACGCCCGCCCTAATATTCCAagcaaaaaaaagaattaaaggtCAAAGATAGATggcttttgagagagagagagagagagagagctgtatGAATTAACACTTACCCGATAGCCTTATGAACATGCGCAAGATGGCTATAATAGTAGTCAATTCTTTGGGTGTCCACAAGAGCTTCCTTGAGCGGTAATGAGGCATTATTGAACTCATCGATTCCTAAttaataaaacattattataGTTGAGAATGGTTGAGAAAAGTTGAGAAGATATCACTTTATCAGAATTCGTCATCGACTTTATGCAACAATAATTGATAAAAGTTGAGAAAATCACCGTTCTCGGTGATGTAAATCTCTGGATCACCGTACTTGGTTTTTGTGTAGACAAGAAGATCGTAAATTCCTTTAGGATAGACAGAGAGCCAACTTGAAGCAGCCTGAGATTTATAGAAATATTGAATTGATCACTACGTAAGAATTTGCCAAGAGTGGTACTGCTTTTGTTTGACATCATCATCATGTGTTGGGAAGGACGTGGATCAGAAAGAACCATTaaatcgatatatatatattttgcaataAAGCAGCTGCTTATGACAGCGTTTGTAAGATCCAATATTATCATCGATCCGGAATATTATATAgtggaaaataaattaatgttaAATAACATACCTCTGGACCAATGAGGACCCCGTTGCGAGAAGCTGCCAGCCTGCCATGcacagccaaaaaaaaaaaaaaaaaagatgtagtTAATATTAGATACATGGTGAGAGTCATGAGACAAACATATATATCGATCAATGCTTTTTGAGTGTTGAATTTATACGGACTTGTTTGACTAACAAGAGCATCTGTCAAGTAGCTTTTGTTCAGGGACTTAGATTCAGGTGCATCAGCAGCATAATTGGCAGTATAGTAGTTTAATCCGATAAAGTCGTACGATCCCTTCACCAGCTTCGATTGCTTTGGGGTGAACATGGGTAATCGGTTTCCACGTACGTAAGTACGCATGCTGAGGGGATAGCGACCCTTTGTCAAGGGGTCCATGAACCTGcaacaaaatataaaacatcGACAAATTGAGATCGGGATATGAATCAATCGTcctaaaactaaaaaatgaaaacagGTGTGAACATCAAGAGAAactaattaaagaaaattaacaTACCATCCGAACATGAAATCAACGGCACGTAACGCGGCAGGACGGTCTTCCTCTGATTTCGGATTATATGGCACCATCCAATGGCATACAAGTGTTATACCCATAACACCTTTTTGCTTTGCCTGAACGAAGTGAACGTGATTTGGTTAATCATCAAGCCATGGCTTGCCTAGTTAAGTCAATACAACACCTATGACAGAGACCTATTTTGATGTTGTAAACTTCAACTTTGGTAAAGTTATTATTAGTGAGCTTGAGAATTGTATTCATAGTCTGGAAAATCGCCTTGAAGATTCTTTTTCTGTTGATTCTTTTTCTGTTGAGGATGAGAATGATCTTTTGGCTACTAAATTGGATCTTTTAAGTTGAAGGGGTAGAGAAGACACTTGTCTTTCTCATACGGCCAAGAAAAGTTGGCTTAAAGATGTGgatcaaaattctaaattttttcatacttaTTTGAATGCCAAGAATCATAAGAGGGTTTCTGATATGCGCTTCGCTAATGGCACTCATTTAAAAACTCCTTTCGATATTCATCAGGCGGCCATTGAGtatttccatcattttttgagTGAGAGCACTAGTGGTGAATTACCTAACTTAGGGGATTTGATTCCTCCAATGATTTTTGAGGATAAAAACCCGATGCTCTATAGTATCCCTTCTCTTGGAGATATTAAGGATGCCCTTTTAAGCATTCCTATTGATAGTAGTTCTGGTCCGGATGGGTTTGGTTATGGCTTCTTCAGGTTCTGCTAGGATattgttaaaaatgatttaCTTGAAGCCTTTTCTGATCTTTTTCAACATTAGTTGCTTCATAGATTTTATACTTTCTTTTATTGTGTTGATTCCAAAAGTTGATACGCCTactgattttgataattttaggCCTATTAGTGTTTGCTCGGTGGTTTATAAAATTGGTCAGTGTACTCAAACAAGAAGTACCTCTCTTATTTCCCACCTTATGTATActaataatattgttatttttgctAATTGTTGTAAGAAGTCTATGAGAGGTTTGATGGAGGTTTTAAATCTTTATGAGCGTTGGTCGGGTCAAATTCTTAATAAAGATAAAAGTGctattttttctttgagaaGATTTCTATTTCCAGAAAATCCTCTCTTTTCCGTATGTCAGGTTTTTCGGAATGTGcctttctttttaacatttgGGTGTCCCTATTGTGGTGGGGAGGCGTAAAGTTGGAGATTTTGATGAGTTGCTTGGgaaagtaaaaatgaaaattgcaGGGTGGAAGATGAAAATGCTTTCTACTAGTGGTTGGGTGATTCTTTTGTGCCATGTGCTGTTTAGTATGGCCACTCATCTTTTAGTTGTGCTACATGTTCCTAAGGGGGTGCTAACGGCTTTGAATAGGAGTCTGAGCTCtttcttttgggatgatttgTGTGGTAATGGTAAGCGGAAGTGGATTGCATGGAATCATATTTGCCATCCGACAGAGGAAGACAGCTTGGGTATTTGTGATTTTGGAGACATTCAGCGGGctttacacatgaattttgctTGGCATCTCTTTCAGGGTCAGTCTTTGTGGGCAAATTTTTTTTGAGATAAGTATGTTCAGAATAGTCATTTATCTCTTTTGAATCCTAATACGGGTACACAATTTTGGAAATCTATTGTCCGTAGTATTCCAAAGGTTTTGAGTAATTCTAAGTGGCTGGTGAGATAGGGTAATATCTCTTTCTGGTATGATAATTGGGAGAATGGTGGTCCTATTAGTGGTCATTATGCAGTTCCCAAGAACCCTATGTTGAAAATCAAAGAGTGTCAGATTGAGAATGGGTGGGATATCCTTCTTTTGGAACGGCTTGTGGGTCAACAAAAAACTTTAGAGTTATATCAGTTTTTGGTTAGAAGGAAGGATGGGCATGATATTCTATTTGGCTGAAGGATAATAATGGTAATTTTACTACGAAGAGTGATTGGGACTATATCCGTGTTAGAGCTCCTTCTTTACCTTGAGCTCATTGGATTTGGCATGCTAATCTTCCTAAGAAAATTTCGATCATGATGTGGAAGCTTCTCATAACTGTTTGATTGTGGACGATAAGGTCAAGAATATAGGCATTCCTTTAGTTTCTAAATGTAACTGTTGTGCAAGGGGTCATATGGAGCATTTAAATCATGTGCTCTGTACTAACGATTTTGTAGGACGAATTTAGCGTTTGGCTGCGACTCATTTAGGTGTTCATATGGGTGTTTTCCAAACATGGAATGAGCAAATTAATTTTTGGTTCCGTCATACTGGCAAGTCTTTCCAATTACGGATTAATTTTGGTCTTCTCCCATCTATTGTCTCTTTGAAACTTTGGGACAAGCATTGTAAGGCCCGGTTTGAGAATAAGGTGGATTTAGCTCAGTTGGTTTGGCATGTTATTAAGTTGTGGATCCACatgattatttctttatttatgaaaGTTTCTAAGATCTACCCCCTTGATGTTGTTACTTTGCATAGATTGTAAATTCAGGTGTTAGATCCTAATCCTAGTCATGTTCGTGTGGTTAGGTGGACTCGGCCTCCACACGACTAGTTGAAGCTTAGCATTGATCGGAGTAGTCTAGGGAATCCTGGGCTGGCTGGTGCTGGGGGTGATTCGTGACAATTGTGGTAGTTTGCATACAGCTTACTCTGTGTTCTTCAGTCATGGGTCAAATAATTTTGTAGAGATGACGAGTTTGTTGGAAGGGGTTCAAAAGTGCTACCAATTTGGTTTTAGGAAGGTGGAGATTGAGACAAACTCTCAATTGCCTATCAATTGGATTACTAAGGGGGACTGTAATATTTGgtatttagaaaattttttgGAGGAATTGCAGCGTCTCTTGGGCAGCATGGAGTATCGTTTGACCTACATTTTTCATTAGGGTAATACTGTGGCTGATTCTCTGGCCAAAAGGGGAGCTGGGAGTTTAAATATGGATTGGTCTTTTGATAGTGATAATCTCCCCAACCATCTCAAAGGTCTTCTTCGTATAGATAGGATTGGTCTTCCTTAATTGCGTCTCTTGTAGTCATCATGTTTTTTACTTGTGTTGATTTTGTTTGCTTGAGTGATCTTTTTTGTACGTGTTTActgttttgttcttttatttagtGTCCTTATCTTGGCCCTGTATTTTTCCTTTGAatattattgaaattttaatgcctgtgttttggttttttattaattaacccCTAGGTATCCAGTTGTTACCACAATGTTTTTCCGTCAAAAGTGAGATCAAAAGTGAAGGCTATCAATAAACTTGGAGTACcattctcttttttaaaatttaaaaaaaaaaattgaaaaaaaaaatgaacttcaACTTTGGTAAATATATAGTATTGGAACCTGATATTTGGTCTTGTACATGTCAACGGCAGCTGCATGAGCAAGAAGCAGATTGTGGGCGATGGTATATGGCTCCTTCGCTGAATCTCCACCGGTGCAATTCAGATTTTGCCAGCTCGAACATCTAAAAGGTGCTAACATCCCTTGTGCATATCCACCACTGCTGTAGGTCCAAGGCTCGTTTAAGGTGATCCAATGCTTTACCCTGTCACCAAACTTCTTGAAGCAAAGCTCTGCGAAGTCCTTGAAGTCTTCCCTGAAAATTACGTACGTACGCATGCACAGATATATTAGAGTGGCCCATCTCTATATTTG includes:
- the LOC122290760 gene encoding beta-glucosidase 12-like; translation: MAMKGYMLIGLLVLIGSFANTINANAITPSYGISTLNRTSFPKGFTFGTASASYQYEGAAFEDGKGLSIWDYYSHKYKKIADGSNGDVADDQYHRYKEDFGILKNMNADAYRFSIAWSRLIPTGKISDGVNQKGIRHYNKFINELLARGLTPYVTIFHWETPMALEHEYGGFLSHRIVEDFKDFAELCFKKFGDRVKHWITLNEPWTYSSGGYAQGMLAPFRCSSWQNLNCTGGDSAKEPYTIAHNLLLAHAAAVDMYKTKYQAKQKGVMGITLVCHWMVPYNPKSEEDRPAALRAVDFMFGWFMDPLTKGRYPLSMRTYVRGNRLPMFTPKQSKLVKGSYDFIGLNYYTANYAADAPESKSLNKSYLTDALVSQTTSRNGVLIGPEAASSWLSVYPKGIYDLLVYTKTKYGDPEIYITENGIDEFNNASLPLKEALVDTQRIDYYYSHLAHVHKAIGAGVKVKAYFAWSFLDNYEWMSGYTVRFGIYFIDYDNGLKGYPKLSAHWFQNFLKK